One part of the Lentisphaera araneosa HTCC2155 genome encodes these proteins:
- a CDS encoding DUF420 domain-containing protein, with translation MSKEIMYLRFLQISVSLMTPLLIYGIMQAAKGNLKLHKRINGAIFVVVMIAVVGLVVSTFGFGFDYSSISTEEALINIGPAEMKTRLTIHRSFSNLLFVSLLITTFSGAVKKYGLHRKMGKITLFFWLGTLISALLFF, from the coding sequence ATGAGTAAAGAAATAATGTATTTGCGCTTTCTGCAAATTTCTGTTTCCTTAATGACACCGCTTTTGATTTACGGTATCATGCAGGCAGCCAAGGGCAATTTGAAATTACACAAGCGCATCAATGGCGCCATTTTTGTTGTTGTCATGATTGCCGTTGTTGGACTGGTTGTTAGTACATTTGGCTTTGGATTTGATTACTCAAGTATTTCCACTGAGGAGGCATTGATTAATATAGGTCCAGCTGAGATGAAAACACGACTCACTATCCATAGAAGCTTTTCTAATTTACTTTTTGTTTCCTTACTTATTACTACTTTTAGTGGGGCGGTTAAAAAGTACGGTTTACACAGGAAAATGGGTAAAATCACACTTTTCTTTTGGCTGGGAACGTTGATTTCAGCTTTGCTTTTCTTTTAA
- a CDS encoding SGNH/GDSL hydrolase family protein translates to MRLFIVLFFCLSISLSAKEILFIGNSYTAQSRQTLQQLLKAEKCEWKMTFVTKGGFTLAKHLQDSKNIELIKSKKWDAIILQDQSQTPAYGTLRKAYYASLKQIQELCKKDKIPLYLFTSWGRRDGDKKNIKVAPTYEKMQSMLDEAFAEGAKKYKMTPLPTNKLWRAIMEKDQDLGKALYKNDGSHPSSKGAYLVALSLYCTLENLSPDKVSFSGDLSSSEHKLVKSLAQKVFK, encoded by the coding sequence ATGCGTTTATTTATTGTTTTATTTTTCTGTCTCAGCATCAGCCTATCAGCAAAAGAGATCTTATTTATTGGAAATTCTTACACGGCTCAAAGTCGTCAAACACTTCAGCAATTATTGAAAGCAGAGAAATGTGAATGGAAAATGACGTTTGTGACCAAGGGTGGCTTCACTCTAGCAAAGCATTTGCAGGATAGCAAAAATATTGAGCTGATCAAATCGAAGAAATGGGACGCGATCATCTTACAAGATCAGAGTCAAACACCGGCCTATGGCACTTTGAGAAAGGCTTATTATGCGAGCTTAAAGCAAATTCAAGAACTCTGCAAAAAAGATAAAATACCGCTTTACCTATTTACTTCATGGGGACGCCGAGATGGTGACAAGAAGAATATCAAAGTCGCTCCCACTTACGAGAAAATGCAGAGCATGTTAGACGAAGCTTTTGCGGAGGGCGCAAAAAAATATAAAATGACTCCTTTACCAACAAATAAACTTTGGCGCGCTATCATGGAGAAAGACCAAGATTTAGGTAAAGCTCTGTACAAAAATGATGGGAGTCACCCCAGTTCAAAAGGTGCGTATCTTGTTGCACTAAGTCTTTATTGCACTTTGGAAAACCTTTCCCCAGATAAAGTCAGCTTCTCAGGTGACTTGAGTTCTAGTGAACATAAATTGGTAAAATCTTTGGCACAAAAAGTCTTTAAGTAA
- the gpmI gene encoding 2,3-bisphosphoglycerate-independent phosphoglycerate mutase produces the protein MILDKHPFITQRPGPVVLCILDGVGYSDHTEGDAYKAAHTPNLDWLHTNCQNRPLNAHGTHVGLPSDADMGNSEVGHNAIGGGRIVAQGAKLVNTALSTGALFEGEIWRKLSGNVREKSSTLHFIGLFSDGGVHSHLDHLKAMVEQARKEGIKSIRFHILLDGRDVSETSALDYVLPFEDYLTSLNAEGVSAKIASGGGRMTITMDRYGAEWDMVERGWNTHVHGEGRQFASAEEAIKTFREEDGFIDQYLPAFVVAENGQPVGRICSGDSVIFYNFRGDRSIEISQAFEDDEFPNFDRGDRPDVEYSGMMEYDGDDHIPKQYLVAPPAIDQPMCEFLSANGVGQLAISETQKYGHVTFFFNGNRSGKFDDKVEDFIEIPSDVGGYDLRPWMKAVEITDYLVPAICENRQPFVRVNYANGDMVGHTGNFNAARMAVEVVDVQVGRLMAAVKKANGVLLVTSDHGNCDEMFEFDKKGEVKRGENGKAKAKTSHTLNKVPFIVYDPASRNEFSLSEVQDAGLSHIAGTVFNLLGFQAPDVFNRTLLEKK, from the coding sequence ATGATCTTAGATAAACACCCCTTCATAACTCAGCGCCCTGGACCGGTTGTCCTCTGTATTCTCGATGGCGTGGGTTATTCCGACCACACGGAAGGCGATGCTTATAAAGCCGCTCACACACCCAATTTAGATTGGCTCCACACAAACTGCCAAAATCGTCCTCTCAATGCTCACGGAACTCACGTGGGTCTTCCTTCTGATGCCGATATGGGTAATTCTGAAGTGGGTCACAACGCCATTGGTGGCGGACGTATTGTTGCGCAAGGCGCAAAACTCGTTAATACCGCACTCTCAACTGGAGCACTCTTTGAAGGCGAGATCTGGCGTAAACTCTCTGGCAATGTTCGCGAAAAGAGTTCAACTCTTCACTTCATCGGACTTTTCTCTGATGGCGGTGTTCACTCTCACCTCGACCACCTCAAAGCAATGGTTGAGCAAGCTCGCAAAGAGGGCATCAAAAGCATTCGTTTCCACATCCTTCTCGATGGTCGTGACGTAAGCGAAACTTCTGCTCTCGACTACGTACTTCCTTTCGAAGATTATCTCACGAGCCTCAATGCCGAAGGCGTGTCCGCTAAAATTGCTTCTGGTGGCGGACGCATGACAATCACTATGGACCGTTACGGTGCTGAGTGGGACATGGTTGAACGCGGCTGGAATACACACGTACACGGCGAAGGTCGTCAGTTTGCTTCCGCTGAAGAGGCAATCAAAACTTTCCGTGAAGAAGATGGTTTTATTGACCAATACCTCCCGGCATTTGTCGTGGCTGAAAATGGTCAACCTGTAGGTCGTATTTGCAGTGGTGACTCGGTAATTTTCTATAACTTCCGAGGTGACCGTTCCATCGAAATTTCTCAAGCCTTCGAAGATGATGAGTTCCCCAACTTTGACCGTGGCGATCGCCCCGACGTTGAGTACTCAGGTATGATGGAATACGATGGTGATGATCACATTCCTAAACAATACCTCGTTGCGCCTCCCGCAATCGACCAACCCATGTGTGAGTTCCTTTCCGCTAATGGCGTCGGTCAACTTGCGATCTCTGAAACTCAAAAATACGGTCACGTCACTTTCTTCTTCAATGGTAACCGCAGTGGTAAATTCGACGACAAAGTCGAAGACTTCATTGAAATCCCTTCAGATGTCGGCGGATATGACTTACGTCCTTGGATGAAAGCCGTAGAAATCACTGACTACCTCGTTCCTGCCATTTGCGAAAACCGCCAACCTTTCGTTCGCGTCAACTATGCGAATGGTGACATGGTTGGCCACACAGGTAACTTTAACGCAGCTCGTATGGCTGTTGAAGTTGTGGACGTACAAGTTGGCCGCCTCATGGCTGCCGTCAAAAAAGCGAATGGCGTTTTACTCGTGACTTCTGACCACGGTAACTGTGATGAAATGTTTGAGTTCGACAAAAAAGGCGAAGTTAAACGCGGTGAGAATGGCAAAGCTAAAGCTAAGACAAGTCACACGCTCAATAAAGTACCCTTTATAGTTTACGATCCCGCAAGTCGCAATGAATTCTCTTTGAGCGAAGTACAAGACGCTGGCCTCAGCCACATTGCTGGCACCGTGTTTAACTTACTCGGTTTCCAAGCACCAGATGTATTTAACCGTACCTTGCTTGAGAAAAAATAA
- the trmB gene encoding tRNA (guanine(46)-N(7))-methyltransferase TrmB: MLEVKKPLELIGEFKTLDTIIDFNHPRIELDMGCGKGRFTTELAKRHPDALVMGADIKLDRLRKLNGKAARAGCEKVEALHCLGWELFGFQLPDHSIDRVHILCPDPWPKKAHRRNRMLSSEFMYRVTRKIKKGGSLHLSTDDLPYLEWMKTVTSQLPCLEPDQEVLADIADVQTEFEMNFASQDKPVTHLGFRVLA, translated from the coding sequence ATGTTAGAAGTAAAAAAGCCCCTTGAACTCATTGGTGAATTCAAGACTTTAGACACCATCATTGACTTTAATCACCCGCGTATCGAATTGGATATGGGCTGTGGAAAAGGTCGCTTTACAACTGAGTTGGCCAAGCGCCACCCCGATGCCCTAGTTATGGGCGCCGACATCAAACTCGACCGTTTGCGCAAACTCAATGGTAAAGCCGCGCGTGCTGGTTGTGAAAAAGTGGAAGCACTTCATTGCCTCGGCTGGGAACTCTTTGGCTTTCAACTTCCCGATCATTCGATTGATCGCGTCCATATTCTCTGCCCTGACCCCTGGCCAAAAAAAGCACACCGTCGCAATCGCATGCTCTCGAGTGAATTCATGTATCGCGTCACTCGCAAAATCAAAAAGGGTGGAAGTCTGCACTTATCGACTGATGACCTCCCCTACCTCGAATGGATGAAGACCGTGACTTCTCAACTTCCCTGTCTCGAACCCGATCAAGAGGTTCTTGCCGATATCGCAGATGTCCAAACTGAATTTGAAATGAACTTCGCTTCACAAGATAAACCCGTGACTCATTTGGGTTTCCGCGTCCTCGCCTAA
- the nadB gene encoding L-aspartate oxidase, whose protein sequence is MNKVEHDFLIIGSGLAGMYCALQAAEHGSVALISKRELSECNSKYAQGGISCVMTDINDQDSFELHVSDTLKAGAGLCNEEVVSDIVSAGPKAIKKLIDLGVKFTRRSEVDESDDDEAGQYNLGREGGHSQRRVLHAGDITGTEVIRALEKACRLESRIEIFENYHSIDLITTGKLGWGLDKNNCLGAYILDKDNDRVTTFLAKSTILATGGAGKVYTYTTNPDIATGDGIAMAYRANADIANMEFFQFHPTCLYDHRINSFLISEAVRGEGAILKVRRKKQLVDFMEKYHPLKSLAPRDVVARAIDRELKETGEKCVYLDITHHDEEFLRKRFPKIFKTCESIGLNMAEDPIPVVPAAHYCCGGVKTDICGTTNITRLYAIGETACTGLHGANRLASNSLLEAVVMGGKSAKCAAEMNASLSNSILETQMNAVPSWSSGNATDSDEQVVITHNWQEIRSFMWDFVGIFRTNKRLQRAKRRIRNIQHEITHYYWDFNITPDLIELRNLACLAELIIDCALSRQESRGLHFNLDYPEKLDQAIESHLRKF, encoded by the coding sequence ATGAATAAAGTCGAGCACGATTTCTTGATCATCGGCAGTGGTTTAGCGGGCATGTATTGCGCCTTGCAAGCTGCTGAGCATGGCTCTGTAGCCTTGATCTCCAAGCGAGAACTCAGCGAATGTAACAGTAAATACGCTCAGGGGGGCATCTCCTGTGTGATGACTGACATCAATGATCAAGATAGCTTCGAGCTCCACGTCTCAGACACTTTAAAAGCAGGCGCAGGCCTCTGCAATGAAGAAGTGGTTTCCGATATTGTCTCCGCAGGTCCAAAGGCGATCAAAAAACTGATTGACCTCGGGGTGAAATTTACCCGTCGTTCAGAAGTCGATGAAAGCGATGATGATGAAGCGGGCCAGTACAACTTGGGCCGTGAAGGTGGACATAGTCAACGACGTGTTCTGCACGCAGGAGATATCACCGGCACCGAAGTGATTCGAGCCCTAGAGAAAGCTTGTCGCTTAGAGAGTCGTATCGAAATTTTTGAGAATTATCACTCTATTGACCTCATCACCACAGGTAAACTCGGCTGGGGACTCGACAAAAATAATTGCCTCGGCGCCTATATCCTCGATAAAGATAATGATCGCGTCACTACCTTTTTAGCTAAGTCAACCATTCTCGCCACAGGCGGTGCCGGCAAAGTTTATACTTACACAACCAATCCAGATATTGCCACTGGCGATGGTATTGCCATGGCTTACCGAGCAAATGCGGATATCGCAAATATGGAATTTTTTCAATTCCATCCCACTTGCCTCTACGATCACCGCATCAATAGCTTCCTGATTTCTGAAGCCGTTCGTGGCGAAGGTGCCATCCTAAAAGTTCGCCGCAAAAAGCAACTTGTGGACTTCATGGAAAAGTATCACCCCCTCAAAAGCTTGGCACCACGTGACGTTGTGGCGCGCGCTATTGACCGCGAGCTCAAGGAAACCGGTGAAAAATGTGTCTACCTCGATATCACTCACCACGACGAAGAATTCCTTCGCAAACGCTTCCCAAAAATCTTTAAAACTTGTGAATCTATTGGCCTCAACATGGCTGAAGATCCCATCCCAGTAGTTCCGGCTGCACATTATTGCTGTGGCGGAGTAAAAACCGATATCTGTGGCACCACAAATATCACCCGCCTCTATGCGATCGGTGAGACTGCCTGTACGGGACTCCACGGCGCCAACCGCCTCGCCAGTAATAGCTTGCTCGAAGCAGTTGTTATGGGTGGTAAATCAGCGAAATGCGCTGCCGAGATGAATGCGAGCCTCTCCAATTCCATTTTAGAAACACAAATGAATGCCGTCCCCAGTTGGTCCAGTGGCAATGCAACTGACTCCGATGAACAAGTGGTGATCACTCACAACTGGCAAGAAATCCGTTCCTTCATGTGGGACTTCGTCGGCATTTTTAGAACCAACAAGCGTCTGCAACGCGCCAAACGACGCATTCGCAATATTCAGCACGAGATCACTCACTATTACTGGGACTTTAATATCACTCCCGACTTAATTGAGTTGCGTAACCTCGCCTGTTTAGCTGAACTCATTATTGATTGTGCTCTTTCGCGCCAAGAAAGCCGCGGTTTGCACTTTAACCTCGACTACCCCGAAAAATTAGATCAGGCCATTGAGAGCCACCTTAGGAAATTTTAA
- a CDS encoding NERD domain-containing protein, which yields MPQFIRLRPEYKCHESEQKVATLLERLPDHWIVVWGYYYKGPRGVAREGDFLVFNPDAGVLVLEAKGGVLRRNKKTGEWNTYNRTAPDAQLFREIQGVRDIFARAGGAYKMVVKGVLACPDLFIRGDYNEYQGLPRELIMDRKDLENFEPKMEKNLGHIMKLGAAEAEKLFRKAFVSDEEISVDPKSVKETDKYLTKLINSKVTRVLNHLIHNRQFVVKGAPGSGKSWMALGLARIWAGRRRERGGSVLVICYNRALRNKLKVIAEKMEQGGQARKGKITVKLWEDIARDLYNKNGLDYVVPDEQEARNQFYESQLPLTLEGMVAQGKILPEYDCLIVDEAQDHDTEFPIHGTNGPGWWSIYFSMLKEGASSRIAILYDSDQRPSFRRGGMNGFDVEKLYSTLQANPVRLNLYESYRYTMNIFNYLIKIKATSSKIRTMNLTPASDLPAGEPVVEKVLKHHLIPKYLDDTIADLLKRKVCYPEEIMIIANSFSKNRRLLPSGTMGGAKINNGLFPERNKILYISANKVKGLETKVAFLVGYDADYVNDEQQCQSLFIGASRARQILHVVFTK from the coding sequence ATGCCCCAGTTCATTAGATTGCGCCCCGAGTACAAATGTCATGAATCAGAACAGAAAGTAGCGACACTACTCGAGCGCTTGCCCGATCACTGGATAGTGGTTTGGGGTTATTACTACAAAGGCCCACGTGGGGTAGCTCGTGAGGGTGATTTTTTAGTTTTTAATCCCGATGCGGGAGTTTTGGTGCTCGAAGCCAAAGGTGGAGTGCTACGTCGGAATAAAAAGACTGGGGAATGGAATACCTATAATCGCACCGCTCCTGATGCGCAACTTTTTCGTGAAATTCAGGGCGTAAGAGACATTTTTGCCCGTGCTGGCGGAGCCTACAAAATGGTGGTTAAGGGAGTTTTAGCTTGTCCCGATTTATTTATTCGCGGCGATTATAACGAGTATCAAGGACTTCCGCGCGAACTCATTATGGATCGTAAGGATTTGGAAAACTTCGAACCTAAGATGGAAAAGAACTTAGGTCACATCATGAAGTTGGGCGCAGCAGAAGCAGAAAAGCTCTTTCGCAAAGCTTTTGTGAGTGATGAGGAAATATCTGTGGATCCTAAATCTGTTAAGGAAACGGATAAGTACCTCACAAAGCTGATTAACTCTAAAGTCACTCGTGTGCTCAATCACTTAATTCACAATCGACAATTTGTGGTCAAAGGAGCACCTGGTAGTGGTAAGTCGTGGATGGCACTCGGTTTGGCTCGTATTTGGGCTGGACGCCGTCGCGAACGTGGTGGTTCCGTTTTAGTGATTTGTTACAATCGCGCTCTACGCAATAAGCTAAAAGTGATTGCCGAGAAAATGGAGCAGGGTGGACAAGCGCGCAAGGGGAAGATCACGGTAAAACTGTGGGAAGATATTGCACGTGACCTCTACAATAAAAATGGTCTTGACTATGTAGTGCCCGATGAGCAAGAAGCGCGCAACCAGTTTTATGAGTCACAATTACCTCTGACGCTCGAGGGCATGGTTGCCCAAGGCAAAATTCTTCCAGAGTATGATTGCCTGATTGTGGATGAAGCTCAAGACCACGATACAGAATTCCCTATTCACGGAACTAATGGTCCCGGTTGGTGGTCGATCTATTTCTCCATGCTTAAAGAAGGCGCCTCATCACGAATTGCGATTCTTTATGATTCGGATCAACGTCCCAGTTTTCGACGTGGTGGTATGAATGGCTTTGATGTGGAAAAGCTCTATTCGACCTTGCAGGCGAATCCGGTGCGTTTGAACCTATACGAGAGCTATCGTTACACGATGAATATTTTTAACTACCTCATAAAAATAAAAGCGACTTCCTCAAAAATCAGAACCATGAACTTAACGCCGGCATCCGACTTGCCTGCAGGTGAACCAGTGGTAGAAAAAGTCCTTAAACATCATCTGATTCCAAAATACCTCGACGACACCATTGCTGATTTACTCAAACGCAAAGTTTGTTACCCAGAGGAAATCATGATTATTGCCAATTCATTTAGTAAGAATCGTCGTCTACTTCCCAGCGGAACAATGGGGGGAGCAAAAATCAATAATGGTCTGTTTCCCGAACGCAACAAAATTCTCTATATCTCTGCCAACAAAGTCAAAGGTCTCGAAACAAAAGTCGCCTTTTTGGTGGGATATGATGCGGATTATGTTAATGATGAACAGCAATGTCAGAGTCTCTTCATAGGCGCGAGCCGTGCCCGTCAAATTTTGCATGTAGTCTTTACAAAATAA
- a CDS encoding histone deacetylase, giving the protein MIKVAYKENYSHSLWENHPFPMEKYELLWRQILYQGIIEKDQYFEPKAISEEDILLCHSSEYWNKLNQLQLSDKEVKKIGFPLSRDLVNRELDITGGTLELSLWALENACGLNIAGGTHHAFSDHGEGYCLLNDHAIAIRALQNRRLIKRALIVDLDVHQGNGSAEIFANDASVFTLSIHGERNYPTKKEKSDLDIALADGIEDAEYMDVLHNTLPKLIETEKPDIIFYLAGADVLAGDRFGRLALSMQGAYQRDEYVLSICQKLNIPVVVTMGGGYSKSLARIIDAHSQTFYLASQLFD; this is encoded by the coding sequence ATGATTAAAGTTGCCTACAAAGAAAATTATTCTCATAGTCTCTGGGAAAACCACCCTTTCCCCATGGAGAAGTATGAGCTTCTGTGGAGGCAAATCCTCTACCAAGGAATCATTGAGAAAGATCAGTACTTTGAGCCTAAGGCCATTTCCGAGGAAGATATTTTACTCTGTCATTCCAGTGAGTATTGGAATAAACTCAATCAACTTCAACTTAGCGACAAAGAAGTTAAGAAAATTGGTTTTCCCCTCAGTCGTGATTTAGTCAATCGTGAATTAGATATTACAGGTGGAACCCTGGAGTTGAGTTTATGGGCCTTGGAGAACGCTTGTGGATTAAATATCGCGGGTGGAACTCATCACGCCTTTAGCGATCATGGAGAGGGTTATTGCCTACTAAATGACCATGCCATCGCTATTCGAGCTTTGCAAAATCGTCGACTAATCAAGCGTGCTCTCATTGTTGACCTCGACGTTCACCAAGGTAATGGTAGTGCAGAAATATTTGCCAATGACGCAAGTGTGTTTACACTATCTATTCACGGTGAACGCAACTACCCCACAAAGAAAGAAAAATCCGATTTGGATATAGCCTTAGCTGACGGCATTGAAGATGCTGAGTACATGGATGTCTTGCACAATACTTTACCGAAATTGATCGAAACTGAAAAGCCTGACATTATCTTTTATTTAGCAGGAGCCGACGTCCTTGCAGGGGATCGTTTTGGTCGCTTAGCCTTGTCCATGCAAGGAGCTTATCAACGCGATGAGTATGTCTTGTCCATATGTCAAAAGTTGAATATACCTGTGGTGGTGACCATGGGAGGTGGTTACAGTAAATCCTTAGCTCGAATTATTGATGCTCATAGTCAAACATTTTATTTGGCATCACAGCTATTTGATTAG
- a CDS encoding SulP family inorganic anion transporter gives MFDILLKHSGNLKNDVLAGLTAVLTLIPEAVAFTFVAGIDPMMGLYGSFFIGFITAVFGGRPAMISGAAGSMAVVTTAFIIMFGIEYLLAAVVLTGILQVLFGAFKMGKFIRLLPHPVMLGFVNGLAIVIGMAQFGQFKENTRVVYDKQNDMFTYAGDWMALTSPAMLTMMGMIVLTMLIVHFLPKFTKAIPAPLAAIVVCTLLATFTPLKDHSKRVSDVVFGQRTSMTEKEIITDNFDAKKETVLHREYVNAAEATVVTGTTPEQVQQRWEQNQTKLIAEGKKVEADALDGSLKGRLPSFHLPNIGWDMSNPENRDKAVKVFILALILASVGLIETLMTMSLIDEITETRGQGNRESVAQGSGNIVSGLFGGMCGCAMIGQSVICLNSGGRGRASGIATAIFMLIFILFAPQLIEMIPVASLIGVMFMVVIATFEWSSLRLFGKIPKSEILIIIIVSAVTVFLDLAVAVGIGIIISALIYAWNSAKEIKIKVAAQSDDEKTYSVSGNIFFGSITSFKELFDPSNDPKDVYIDFADSKVCDHSGIEAVHGLSERYKAAGKVLHLRHLSPECAKLLKKAGDIVEVNILEDPKYHVADDALA, from the coding sequence ATGTTTGATATTTTATTAAAGCATTCAGGAAACCTGAAAAATGACGTCCTAGCTGGCCTAACTGCCGTGCTGACACTCATTCCTGAAGCTGTAGCTTTTACTTTTGTCGCGGGTATTGACCCGATGATGGGCCTCTATGGTTCTTTCTTTATTGGTTTTATTACTGCTGTTTTTGGTGGTCGCCCAGCCATGATTTCTGGTGCCGCAGGTTCAATGGCGGTTGTGACTACTGCTTTTATCATCATGTTCGGTATCGAATACTTATTAGCTGCCGTGGTTCTTACAGGTATTTTACAGGTGCTATTTGGTGCCTTTAAAATGGGCAAATTCATACGCCTGCTACCTCATCCAGTTATGCTCGGTTTCGTCAATGGTCTTGCCATTGTCATTGGTATGGCGCAATTTGGTCAGTTCAAAGAAAACACTCGCGTCGTTTACGATAAGCAAAACGATATGTTCACTTATGCGGGTGACTGGATGGCTCTCACGAGTCCTGCGATGCTCACTATGATGGGCATGATTGTGCTCACTATGTTAATCGTTCACTTCCTCCCCAAATTCACAAAAGCTATTCCAGCCCCCCTCGCTGCTATTGTTGTGTGCACGCTCTTAGCAACTTTTACACCTTTAAAAGATCACTCCAAGCGCGTTTCTGACGTGGTTTTTGGTCAGCGTACTTCGATGACTGAAAAAGAAATCATCACCGATAATTTTGATGCGAAAAAAGAAACGGTACTGCACCGCGAATATGTTAATGCCGCCGAAGCTACTGTTGTTACAGGTACGACACCTGAACAAGTTCAACAACGCTGGGAACAAAATCAAACTAAGCTTATTGCCGAAGGTAAAAAAGTTGAAGCCGATGCCCTCGACGGTAGCCTGAAGGGACGCCTTCCAAGTTTCCATCTCCCAAATATCGGCTGGGATATGAGCAATCCTGAGAACCGTGATAAAGCAGTCAAAGTTTTTATCCTCGCACTCATCCTCGCTTCTGTTGGTCTCATCGAAACACTTATGACCATGTCTTTGATTGACGAAATTACTGAGACTCGCGGCCAGGGTAATAGAGAATCCGTGGCTCAGGGTTCGGGTAATATCGTCAGTGGCCTCTTTGGCGGCATGTGTGGTTGCGCAATGATTGGACAGAGTGTGATTTGCTTAAACTCTGGTGGTCGCGGTCGTGCTTCTGGTATTGCTACAGCGATCTTTATGCTCATCTTCATTTTATTTGCCCCACAACTCATCGAAATGATCCCCGTTGCTTCATTGATTGGCGTGATGTTCATGGTTGTGATTGCGACTTTCGAATGGTCTTCACTGCGTCTCTTCGGTAAGATCCCAAAATCAGAAATCCTCATTATCATCATTGTTTCGGCCGTCACGGTTTTCTTGGACCTCGCTGTTGCCGTTGGTATTGGTATCATTATCTCTGCGCTTATTTACGCTTGGAACTCTGCAAAAGAAATTAAGATCAAAGTTGCAGCACAAAGCGATGATGAAAAAACTTATTCGGTAAGTGGCAACATCTTCTTCGGCTCAATTACTTCTTTCAAAGAACTCTTCGATCCAAGTAATGATCCTAAAGATGTCTACATCGATTTTGCTGATTCAAAAGTTTGTGACCACTCGGGCATCGAAGCCGTTCACGGTCTCAGTGAGCGTTACAAAGCTGCAGGCAAAGTTCTTCACTTGCGTCACTTGAGTCCTGAATGTGCCAAATTGCTTAAGAAAGCTGGTGACATCGTAGAAGTCAATATTCTCGAAGACCCCAAGTACCACGTTGCGGATGACGCACTTGCATAG
- a CDS encoding GDSL-type esterase/lipase family protein yields MKKVLFTLCLAVFLFTTSCASNNLGESVKNTGRSTTPVQQDAKWAVKWWMPRHKEKLAQKEKLGDVQVVFLGDSITHAWDRQKKTWEKYYAKRKALNIGFSGDRTEHVLWRLDNGAVDGINPKALVLMIGTNNAGHHQEASAETAKGIKAILQELRVKLPETKILMLAIFPRGKDDNDKLRKLTMGTNEIIKTYADNKDIFYMNINDIFLDDKRVLHKNVMRDLLHPNNEMYPKWAEAIEPKLAELMEE; encoded by the coding sequence ATGAAAAAAGTACTTTTCACACTCTGCCTTGCTGTATTTTTATTCACGACTTCTTGCGCAAGTAATAATCTCGGTGAATCCGTTAAAAATACGGGTCGCTCAACGACTCCTGTTCAACAAGATGCCAAATGGGCGGTAAAATGGTGGATGCCACGACACAAAGAAAAGTTGGCTCAAAAAGAAAAGTTAGGTGATGTCCAAGTCGTTTTTCTCGGTGACTCGATTACGCACGCTTGGGATAGACAGAAAAAAACTTGGGAGAAGTACTACGCTAAACGCAAGGCTCTCAACATTGGTTTTAGCGGAGACCGCACAGAGCATGTGCTTTGGCGCTTAGATAATGGGGCTGTTGATGGCATCAATCCAAAAGCTCTCGTTTTAATGATTGGTACCAATAATGCTGGCCACCATCAGGAAGCTTCTGCGGAAACCGCAAAAGGCATCAAAGCTATTCTCCAAGAACTTAGAGTGAAGCTACCCGAAACAAAAATTCTCATGCTGGCTATTTTCCCCAGAGGAAAGGATGACAACGATAAATTGCGCAAGCTCACCATGGGCACTAATGAGATTATAAAAACCTACGCCGATAACAAAGATATTTTCTATATGAATATCAACGATATCTTCCTGGATGATAAAAGAGTCCTCCACAAAAACGTTATGCGTGACCTGCTTCACCCCAATAATGAGATGTACCCAAAATGGGCCGAGGCGATTGAACCCAAGCTCGCAGAGCTCATGGAAGAGTAA